CGTGATATCCGATCTGGCCTGAAGGTGCAGATCGTGGAAAAGCAGAATCAGCGCAGCGGCGCCGTGACCGAAGGCGTTGTGGCTCGTATCCTGACCAGCAGCCCGGCTCATCCCCACGGCATCAAGGT
The window above is part of the Candidatus Amarolinea dominans genome. Proteins encoded here:
- a CDS encoding YwbE family protein; amino-acid sequence: MSLPLRRDIRSGLKVQIVEKQNQRSGAVTEGVVARILTSSPAHPHGIKVMLEDGRVGRVQAIVMTDV